The following coding sequences lie in one Silvanigrella aquatica genomic window:
- the gyrA gene encoding DNA gyrase subunit A, with protein sequence MLQEKIGIVSANINDEMKNAYLDYAMSVIVSRALPDVRDGMKPVHRRVLYAMYEQNNMHNKPFKKSARIVGDVLGKYHPHGDSAVYGALVRLAQDFSMRYPLIEGQGNFGSIDGDSAAAMRYTEIRLAKISESLMASIEEDTVDFGPNYDNSEVQPLVLPTVLPQLLINGQSGIAVGMATNIPPHNLGEIIDALIHLIEKGKTTVEQLMHFIKGPDFPTYGMICGLKGIQDAYRTGRGSIVVRGRAVVESTKGGREQIIVTELPYQVNKLTWIEKIAELVKDEEVQGISDIRDESNKEGIRVVIEIKKGENAEVILNHLYKRTRLQDSFGVNMVCIVRGVPRLLNIKETLEYFLEHRLEVITRRTTYRLRKAEERLHILEGLKIAVDNIDKVVATIRGAESRDDAKEKLISAYSLSDKQVTAILDMRLAQLTGLERDKIIAEYQETLAIIADLKDILEKPERVKSIVKEEFINLKKLHSDPRRTEIAVDAGEVDIASLIPPADVFVTFSSTGYIKRVNQDEFKTQNRAGKGKTGAALKENDVVRFTFHAHTHDYVLMFSNLGKVYSFKVYELPEASATARGKSINQILTMSSNEQITAMLPVKEFAENKHILMVTRQGTIKKTELSSFSNIRSGGLRAVTLEDGDTLVSVKITSGKDEIVIATANGQAVRFDEDDVRSMGRTAKGVRGITLDDEDKDYVVAAEVVKPEESLLVVTEKGYGKRSKLEEYRKTSRGAKGVKAIKISERNGKVISMMSVPSDGDVMFTTNTGRVLRISVSSLRVMGRVTQGVCLMRILEDEKIVSVSMPSEFDETPVTPIESNEEVE encoded by the coding sequence ATGTTACAAGAAAAAATAGGTATTGTTTCAGCAAATATTAATGATGAAATGAAAAACGCTTATCTTGATTATGCGATGAGTGTTATTGTAAGTCGTGCTCTTCCTGATGTGCGCGACGGCATGAAACCTGTTCACAGGCGTGTTTTATATGCTATGTATGAACAAAATAATATGCACAATAAACCTTTTAAAAAGTCAGCGCGTATTGTCGGTGATGTATTGGGTAAATACCATCCCCATGGTGATAGCGCCGTTTATGGTGCATTGGTTCGTTTAGCACAAGACTTTTCTATGCGCTATCCGCTTATTGAAGGTCAAGGGAACTTTGGTTCTATCGATGGCGACTCTGCTGCTGCGATGCGTTACACCGAAATTCGTTTGGCTAAAATTTCCGAATCACTCATGGCATCGATTGAAGAAGATACCGTAGATTTTGGCCCCAACTATGATAACAGTGAAGTTCAACCTCTTGTTTTGCCAACTGTTTTACCACAACTTTTAATTAATGGACAAAGTGGTATTGCTGTCGGGATGGCCACAAATATACCTCCTCATAACCTAGGAGAGATCATTGATGCCTTAATTCATCTCATTGAAAAGGGCAAAACAACAGTTGAGCAGTTGATGCATTTTATTAAGGGTCCCGATTTTCCTACTTATGGAATGATTTGTGGACTTAAAGGAATTCAAGATGCTTACCGCACGGGGCGTGGCAGTATTGTTGTCAGAGGTCGTGCTGTTGTTGAATCAACTAAGGGAGGTCGTGAACAGATTATTGTCACTGAGCTTCCTTATCAGGTAAATAAACTCACTTGGATTGAAAAAATTGCAGAGCTGGTCAAAGACGAAGAAGTTCAAGGAATTTCAGACATTCGTGATGAAAGTAATAAAGAAGGCATACGCGTTGTCATTGAAATTAAAAAAGGTGAAAATGCTGAAGTTATTTTAAATCACCTTTACAAGAGAACACGCCTACAAGACTCTTTTGGTGTGAATATGGTCTGTATTGTAAGAGGTGTTCCGCGTTTACTTAATATAAAAGAAACTTTGGAATATTTCTTAGAGCACCGCTTAGAAGTGATTACACGCCGTACCACTTATCGCTTACGTAAAGCTGAAGAACGTTTGCATATCTTGGAAGGTTTAAAGATTGCTGTCGATAATATTGATAAAGTTGTTGCCACAATACGCGGTGCTGAGAGCCGCGACGATGCTAAAGAAAAATTAATTTCAGCTTATTCTCTTTCAGATAAACAAGTGACTGCTATTTTGGATATGCGTTTGGCTCAATTAACAGGCTTGGAACGCGACAAAATTATTGCTGAATATCAAGAAACATTAGCAATTATTGCCGATTTAAAAGACATATTAGAAAAGCCTGAAAGAGTGAAATCTATTGTTAAAGAAGAATTTATCAACTTAAAAAAATTACACAGCGATCCCAGACGTACAGAAATTGCAGTTGATGCAGGAGAAGTCGATATCGCAAGTTTAATTCCACCCGCTGATGTCTTTGTTACTTTTTCAAGTACGGGATATATTAAACGTGTTAATCAAGATGAATTTAAAACTCAAAACAGAGCAGGCAAAGGAAAAACAGGAGCTGCATTAAAAGAAAATGATGTCGTCAGGTTTACATTCCATGCTCATACGCACGATTATGTTTTAATGTTCTCAAATTTAGGTAAAGTTTATAGCTTTAAAGTTTATGAATTGCCAGAAGCTTCTGCTACGGCCAGAGGAAAATCTATAAATCAAATTTTAACAATGTCTAGTAATGAACAAATTACGGCAATGCTACCTGTTAAAGAATTTGCAGAAAATAAACATATTTTAATGGTAACAAGACAAGGAACTATCAAAAAAACCGAATTATCTTCATTTTCAAATATTCGTTCTGGCGGTTTAAGAGCCGTTACTTTAGAAGATGGTGATACTCTGGTGTCCGTAAAAATCACTTCTGGTAAAGATGAAATTGTGATTGCCACAGCAAATGGGCAAGCCGTTCGCTTTGATGAAGATGATGTTCGCAGTATGGGAAGAACCGCTAAAGGGGTGCGAGGCATCACTCTTGACGATGAAGACAAAGATTATGTTGTTGCTGCTGAAGTTGTAAAACCAGAAGAAAGTTTACTTGTTGTAACAGAAAAAGGTTATGGAAAACGAAGTAAATTAGAAGAATATAGGAAAACAAGCCGTGGTGCCAAAGGCGTTAAAGCAATTAAAATTAGCGAGCGCAATGGCAAAGTCATAAGTATGATGTCAGTTCCATCAGATGGTGATGTTATGTTTACGACGAATACAGGCCGCGTATTAAGAATTTCTGTTTCTTCATTAAGAGTCATGGGACGCGTAACACAAGGTGTTTGTTTAATGAGAATTCTTGAAGATGAAAAAATAGTTTCTGTTTCAATGCCAAGTGAATTTGATGAGACTCCTGTTACACCTATTGAGTCCAACGAAGAAGTTGAGTAA
- the fsa gene encoding fructose-6-phosphate aldolase yields MKIFIDSADINEIKEVAELGVCDGVTTNPTLIAKSGHDFKTILLEIINIIPGPVSAEVISTDVKGMLKEAEELAKIANSIVIKLPLTQEGLKACKHLTGKGIKTNVTLCFSVGQALLAAKAGATYVSPFIGRLDDIGEEGIRLISEIRALYSAHKVETKILAASIRNPRHVTDAIIAGADIATIPYHVLLQLYKHPLTDKGLAQFIDDWKKSGQKSILS; encoded by the coding sequence ATGAAAATATTTATAGATTCAGCTGATATAAACGAAATAAAAGAAGTTGCAGAACTTGGCGTCTGCGATGGAGTTACGACAAATCCGACATTGATAGCAAAATCAGGACATGATTTTAAAACAATTCTGTTAGAAATTATAAATATCATTCCAGGTCCTGTCTCTGCTGAAGTGATTTCAACAGATGTGAAAGGTATGTTAAAAGAAGCTGAAGAATTAGCTAAAATAGCGAACAGCATCGTTATTAAATTACCTTTAACTCAAGAGGGATTAAAAGCCTGCAAACACTTAACAGGGAAAGGCATTAAAACAAATGTGACACTTTGTTTTAGTGTGGGACAAGCGCTTTTGGCTGCTAAAGCGGGTGCTACCTATGTTTCTCCTTTTATTGGCAGACTTGATGACATAGGAGAAGAAGGAATTCGCTTAATTTCTGAAATTCGAGCATTGTATTCTGCTCATAAAGTAGAAACCAAAATTTTAGCAGCGAGTATTCGCAATCCAAGACATGTTACCGATGCTATTATTGCAGGGGCGGATATTGCTACAATTCCTTATCATGTTTTGCTGCAGCTCTATAAACATCCTTTAACAGATAAAGGACTTGCTCAATTTATTGATGACTGGAAGAAATCAGGGCAAAAAAGTATTTTATCTTAA
- a CDS encoding non-canonical purine NTP pyrophosphatase: protein MSVFIFTGNQGKLSEFQQMFLNKQNVIGLKELKKISEIGIVEPIENSDFFLSNAFIKVFAAVQYVLKNKNQSLFQDIDKIIIDDSGLCVPALHFKPGVHSATYAGEPKNDIHNRLKLINEINKNSAAYFVGNEKRLPAFFVCFLFEIVFSNNQENLLFINNYSFNEAKYFVNQKLIEVETNLLGNVNMKSEGGFCSVEIPFSTFYKEFPSDLLIHVHYGFCIGEVSTQEQNLIEGAGHGYDAQFYSKMNSNLSFASITMEEKNKLSHRAFSMKAFQENLTQKK from the coding sequence ATGAGCGTATTTATATTTACAGGAAATCAAGGAAAACTATCTGAGTTTCAACAGATGTTTTTAAATAAACAAAATGTTATCGGTCTTAAAGAGTTAAAAAAAATTTCAGAAATCGGTATTGTTGAGCCTATTGAAAACTCAGATTTTTTTCTTTCAAATGCTTTCATCAAAGTATTTGCAGCAGTTCAATATGTTTTAAAAAATAAAAATCAATCATTATTTCAGGATATCGATAAAATTATAATTGATGATTCTGGATTATGTGTCCCCGCTCTTCATTTTAAACCTGGTGTGCATTCTGCAACATACGCAGGTGAACCTAAAAATGATATTCATAATAGATTAAAACTTATAAATGAAATAAATAAAAATAGTGCTGCCTATTTTGTTGGAAATGAAAAAAGATTACCTGCTTTTTTTGTGTGTTTTTTATTTGAGATTGTTTTTTCAAATAATCAAGAAAATTTATTATTTATCAATAATTATTCATTCAATGAAGCAAAATATTTTGTAAATCAAAAATTAATAGAAGTGGAAACCAATTTATTAGGCAATGTAAATATGAAGAGTGAAGGAGGTTTTTGTTCTGTAGAAATTCCTTTTTCTACATTTTATAAAGAATTCCCTTCCGATTTATTGATTCATGTTCATTATGGTTTTTGTATAGGCGAAGTTTCTACTCAAGAACAAAATCTCATTGAAGGGGCAGGACATGGTTATGATGCGCAGTTTTATTCCAAAATGAATTCGAATCTCTCATTTGCAAGCATAACTATGGAAGAAAAAAATAAATTGAGTCATCGTGCTTTTTCTATGAAGGCATTTCAAGAAAATTTAACGCAAAAAAAATAG
- a CDS encoding DPP IV N-terminal domain-containing protein has protein sequence MKKFYIKLLMSFLIIMNISNNSFAQTSSSFSTSEKSSSFDSKSATIIKNQSETQSFTKIANKDDIVPEGKLDNTIDVGAPGVKKIRIAIPTFVLEDKNISLSSQELNLFTKRIQNLFAFTNWFEFIPQAAFTAPNNAALFPFQSSQWTSLKAEYVLFGKFTASTNAGRFNLEFRLFDVKSQNQVIGKLYTNLSSKSTDIALRRFGDVTLGALTGTPGPFMSQIVFVGKKQLNANGQIYVADFDGGNLKQITTNNSVNLSPTWTADGTKITYTSFKSGKPEIYNYNLITKRETKLVSNMQNSSGASWSPDGNTVAFSATSQDEKSTHIFTIDKFGRNKKTLIDTSSIEVEPSFSPNGKLLAYTSTKFGKPMIFIKDLGNDTNTRITYAGWYNASASWTPDSKTLAFASYDRDIDRWDLFRIDATGSNIERLTLNQGDNEKPTWSPDGRFILFQSDRNPNGSRNGPKKLYIMTKDGSYQKSLDIPLVEAKQASWGPRITELEEE, from the coding sequence ATGAAAAAGTTCTATATAAAATTATTAATGAGTTTTCTTATTATAATGAATATATCAAACAATAGCTTTGCTCAAACATCTTCCTCTTTTTCAACTAGTGAAAAATCAAGTTCATTTGATTCAAAATCAGCAACCATTATAAAAAATCAATCCGAAACTCAATCATTCACTAAAATAGCAAATAAAGATGATATTGTTCCCGAAGGAAAACTAGATAATACCATTGATGTGGGTGCTCCGGGTGTTAAAAAAATTCGAATCGCTATTCCTACTTTTGTTTTAGAAGATAAAAACATTTCATTAAGTTCACAAGAATTAAATTTGTTTACAAAAAGAATTCAGAATTTATTTGCTTTCACAAATTGGTTTGAATTTATTCCACAAGCTGCTTTTACCGCTCCCAATAACGCAGCTCTTTTTCCTTTTCAATCTTCACAATGGACAAGTTTAAAAGCTGAATATGTGTTGTTTGGAAAATTTACAGCTTCCACAAATGCAGGACGTTTTAACCTTGAATTTAGACTTTTTGATGTAAAATCACAAAATCAAGTTATAGGAAAACTTTATACGAATTTAAGTTCAAAATCGACAGATATCGCATTAAGAAGATTTGGTGATGTCACTTTAGGCGCGTTAACAGGCACTCCTGGACCTTTTATGTCACAAATTGTTTTTGTTGGAAAAAAACAATTGAACGCCAATGGACAAATTTATGTTGCCGATTTTGATGGCGGCAATTTAAAACAAATCACAACTAATAATTCTGTTAATTTAAGCCCCACATGGACTGCTGATGGAACGAAAATAACTTATACCTCATTTAAATCGGGTAAACCTGAAATATATAATTATAATTTAATTACAAAACGAGAAACAAAACTTGTTTCTAATATGCAAAACAGCTCAGGGGCTTCATGGTCTCCCGATGGGAATACCGTTGCATTTTCTGCAACATCTCAAGATGAAAAATCGACTCATATTTTTACAATTGATAAATTTGGAAGAAATAAGAAAACACTTATTGATACCAGCTCTATTGAAGTAGAACCCTCTTTTTCTCCAAATGGCAAACTTCTTGCCTATACCAGCACAAAATTTGGTAAACCGATGATTTTTATTAAAGATCTCGGCAATGATACCAACACAAGAATCACTTACGCAGGATGGTACAATGCGTCAGCTAGCTGGACTCCCGACAGCAAAACTCTAGCATTTGCTAGCTACGATAGGGATATTGACCGCTGGGATTTGTTTCGAATTGATGCCACGGGATCCAACATAGAGCGCTTAACTTTAAACCAAGGCGATAACGAAAAACCAACTTGGTCCCCCGATGGCAGGTTTATTTTATTTCAATCAGATCGAAATCCCAATGGCAGCCGCAATGGACCTAAAAAGCTTTATATTATGACAAAAGATGGCTCTTATCAAAAATCATTAGATATTCCTCTTGTCGAAGCAAAGCAAGCTTCTTGGGGCCCCCGCATAACAGAATTAGAAGAGGAATAA
- a CDS encoding TonB C-terminal domain-containing protein, with product MMDKDFHLEIKNYRFPEVDEKVMLKFSKTSYTVKNNVLFSRSTNDSIDDYPVTGPKYLKISELPLNKKLIQPEIDIKANSLKIPFLSPIEVEEYYKSQPSHLVIAIAIHILLIVFYFVTSYFNNLQSPKPEIVEVTFGLSENAAQTAQKINETDLGETEAKKTIRELPQLTKNITPDTSPAPQEQPPTLNNQETLVFKEKQNKLKPQDNKESKEKSEINKPIGPIPDKDKQKVKLDDYLKRKEMDSRKEGSLKKEGITEKDIAKPDGTKKVVPNNIPTSPFSSPSDIPDSPFSDSPSGVLEGKVSSKSYNSYKAYIGRQLKLNWSTSEGNTFPSSLKVKVEFVINPYGHLLGKPQIVKSSGNSEFDQLVLNSLESAFPVSEPPPKDINPPKRFEAIYTAKSVQ from the coding sequence ATGATGGATAAAGACTTTCATTTAGAAATCAAAAATTATCGTTTTCCAGAAGTTGATGAGAAAGTTATGCTAAAATTTAGCAAAACATCTTATACAGTTAAAAATAATGTCCTCTTTTCAAGATCAACAAACGATAGTATAGACGACTATCCAGTAACAGGTCCTAAATATTTAAAAATATCAGAACTGCCACTCAATAAAAAATTAATTCAACCGGAAATTGACATTAAAGCGAACAGTTTAAAAATTCCATTTCTTTCTCCCATTGAAGTTGAAGAATACTATAAATCACAACCAAGTCACCTTGTTATTGCAATAGCAATTCATATTTTATTGATTGTTTTTTATTTTGTGACTTCTTATTTTAACAACTTGCAATCTCCAAAACCAGAAATTGTGGAAGTCACATTTGGATTAAGCGAAAATGCGGCTCAAACTGCTCAGAAAATTAACGAAACAGATCTAGGCGAAACCGAAGCAAAAAAAACAATTCGCGAGCTTCCCCAATTAACTAAAAATATAACTCCCGATACCTCACCCGCACCTCAAGAGCAACCACCTACATTAAATAACCAAGAAACACTTGTATTTAAAGAAAAACAAAACAAATTAAAACCTCAAGATAATAAAGAAAGTAAAGAAAAGTCAGAAATAAATAAACCTATTGGCCCTATCCCTGACAAAGACAAACAAAAAGTGAAATTAGATGACTATTTAAAAAGAAAAGAAATGGATTCAAGAAAGGAAGGAAGTTTAAAAAAAGAAGGAATCACAGAAAAAGATATTGCTAAACCCGATGGAACAAAAAAAGTTGTACCAAATAATATTCCTACTTCTCCCTTCTCATCTCCAAGTGACATACCCGATAGTCCTTTTTCTGACTCCCCTTCTGGCGTATTAGAAGGTAAAGTAAGCAGCAAAAGCTATAATAGTTATAAAGCCTATATTGGAAGACAACTTAAGCTGAATTGGAGCACTTCAGAAGGAAATACTTTTCCTTCCAGCTTAAAAGTAAAAGTAGAATTTGTAATAAATCCCTATGGACATTTACTTGGAAAACCTCAAATTGTAAAATCCAGTGGTAACAGTGAATTTGATCAATTGGTCCTGAATTCTCTTGAAAGCGCTTTCCCTGTCTCAGAACCTCCACCCAAAGACATAAATCCACCAAAGAGATTTGAAGCAATATATACCGCTAAAAGTGTGCAATAA
- a CDS encoding ExbD/TolR family protein encodes MSFQLDNENSFHESKRKTNFISEINMTPFVDVCLVLLIIFMVTAPFAISGVNVQLPKTTQTKPLSLSGESLVLSINKKGDFYLGKTQVRETNLVAEIKKSIKQTEVPALFIRADDGVPYGKVMIAMTAAQRAGVERIGMVGENKRDKK; translated from the coding sequence ATGTCATTTCAATTAGATAATGAAAACAGTTTTCACGAAAGTAAACGTAAAACAAATTTTATTTCTGAAATTAATATGACTCCCTTTGTCGATGTTTGTCTTGTTTTACTTATTATTTTTATGGTAACAGCCCCCTTTGCTATTTCGGGTGTTAATGTTCAACTTCCTAAAACAACACAAACAAAACCTCTCTCCTTATCTGGAGAATCACTTGTATTATCAATTAATAAAAAGGGTGATTTTTATTTAGGGAAAACACAAGTTCGAGAAACTAATTTAGTCGCTGAAATTAAAAAATCAATTAAACAAACCGAAGTTCCTGCTCTTTTTATTCGTGCCGATGATGGTGTTCCCTATGGAAAAGTTATGATTGCCATGACGGCGGCACAACGAGCAGGAGTGGAAAGAATTGGAATGGTTGGTGAAAACAAACGTGATAAAAAATGA
- a CDS encoding MotA/TolQ/ExbB proton channel family protein yields MDTVAESSKIDWFSIILNGGPVGLAIMILLAVMSVWAWVVIIGKLRSLSNLHNLSERFLSNFWEAKSLSELNLRVKDMDYSPAREVFRSGFNEMIRVLQTREKRGATGSIPFDTVKRTLSRQKMLEETHLGSNLSILAVCSSAGPFIGLFGTVVGIIRAFHDIGSSGASSLAAVAPGISEALIATALGLFVAIPAVIFYNILINRIKKHLVLLDGFSSDFINILERHYTIKSDQEPNH; encoded by the coding sequence ATGGATACTGTTGCAGAATCTTCAAAAATTGATTGGTTTTCCATTATACTTAATGGTGGCCCCGTTGGTCTCGCAATCATGATATTGCTTGCCGTTATGAGCGTCTGGGCTTGGGTTGTCATCATTGGAAAACTACGCTCCTTAAGCAATTTACATAATTTATCTGAAAGATTTCTCTCTAACTTTTGGGAAGCAAAAAGCTTATCTGAACTCAATTTAAGAGTAAAAGATATGGATTACAGCCCCGCTCGTGAAGTCTTTCGTTCGGGCTTTAATGAAATGATCCGTGTCCTCCAAACACGGGAAAAAAGAGGCGCCACAGGCTCTATTCCCTTTGATACCGTTAAAAGAACCCTTTCAAGACAAAAAATGCTCGAAGAAACACATCTTGGAAGCAATTTAAGTATTTTAGCTGTGTGTTCATCTGCAGGTCCTTTTATTGGACTTTTTGGAACTGTTGTGGGAATCATTCGCGCTTTTCACGATATTGGTTCAAGCGGCGCTTCCAGTTTAGCGGCGGTGGCCCCTGGAATTTCAGAGGCATTAATAGCTACTGCTCTTGGATTATTTGTCGCTATTCCTGCAGTTATTTTCTATAATATTTTAATCAACAGAATAAAAAAGCATCTTGTGTTATTAGATGGTTTTTCTTCAGATTTTATTAATATCTTAGAAAGACATTATACTATAAAATCTGATCAAGAACCAAACCATTAA
- the cmk gene encoding (d)CMP kinase gives MLNSISHVPEKLKVITIDGPAGSGKSTVARIVASKLGWIYVTTGAIYRTLALLFHEANIKDTDLENIERFISFISERYRQESSTGKVFIGEREITQEIKAPLVSELASILAQEDSVRKRLLPIQRKVVLNNHGAVVDGRDMGTVVFPDAPLKIFLTASAKERAERRWKELNQNGQKTDIKELLREIHERDERDLNRAIAPLKAAHDAISLDSTKSTQEEIAKAILQFAMQKDLVISQNEL, from the coding sequence ATGCTAAACTCAATTAGTCATGTACCAGAAAAACTAAAAGTCATTACCATTGACGGCCCTGCAGGTTCAGGAAAAAGCACCGTTGCCCGCATAGTTGCCTCTAAGTTAGGGTGGATATATGTCACAACAGGAGCTATTTACAGAACTCTGGCACTCCTCTTTCATGAAGCAAATATAAAAGACACAGATTTAGAAAACATTGAAAGATTTATATCTTTTATAAGTGAACGATACCGGCAAGAATCTTCAACAGGAAAAGTATTTATCGGTGAACGTGAAATCACTCAAGAAATTAAAGCTCCTCTTGTTTCGGAACTTGCAAGTATTCTGGCTCAAGAAGATAGCGTGCGAAAAAGATTACTACCTATTCAACGAAAAGTTGTTTTAAATAATCATGGTGCCGTCGTTGACGGAAGAGATATGGGCACTGTTGTCTTTCCTGATGCACCTCTTAAAATATTTTTGACCGCGTCAGCAAAAGAGAGAGCAGAAAGAAGATGGAAAGAATTAAATCAAAATGGCCAAAAAACTGATATAAAGGAATTACTTCGTGAGATTCATGAACGGGATGAACGTGATCTGAATAGAGCTATTGCGCCTTTAAAAGCGGCGCATGATGCGATTTCACTCGATTCCACAAAATCAACTCAAGAAGAAATTGCTAAAGCTATTTTACAGTTTGCTATGCAAAAGGATTTAGTAATTTCTCAAAATGAATTATAA
- a CDS encoding acetyl-CoA carboxylase carboxyltransferase subunit alpha: MDILQLEKPLLELYNRISDLRLAAQQSAILPNKNEDTKGLNEEILILENKFELLAKEIFSNLTPYQITQLSRHPNRPYTLDIISQLCSDFIELHGDRNFADDQAMVTGIALFRNKRVVIIGHQKGRGTKENMKRNFGMPKPEGYRKALRLMNLAERFQLPIITFIDTPGAYPGIEAEERGQSEAIAKNIMVMSRLSVPIISIVIGEGGSGGALAIGVANKTFMMEYSTYSVISPEGCASILWKDGTQADRAANLLGLTADTALKNNVIDGIIKEPLGGAHWRSKEAIQSIGNVLEKNIEQLSKLSKEELKADRVKKYFKMGSFKEMPSIPSPYTEKPCISGWQEPWEDVEKSLGLQ, translated from the coding sequence ATGGACATTTTACAGCTTGAAAAACCCCTTCTTGAACTTTACAATAGAATATCAGATCTCCGTTTGGCAGCTCAACAATCCGCAATTTTACCAAATAAAAACGAAGATACAAAAGGCTTAAATGAAGAAATTTTAATCTTAGAAAATAAATTTGAACTTTTAGCAAAAGAAATTTTTTCTAATTTAACACCCTATCAAATTACTCAACTCTCTCGTCATCCGAATAGACCTTATACTTTAGATATTATTAGCCAATTATGTTCGGATTTCATTGAATTACATGGCGATAGAAACTTTGCTGACGATCAAGCTATGGTAACAGGAATTGCCCTATTTCGAAATAAAAGAGTTGTCATTATTGGACATCAAAAAGGACGTGGCACAAAAGAAAATATGAAGCGTAATTTTGGCATGCCTAAGCCTGAAGGATACCGAAAAGCTCTGCGCCTCATGAATCTTGCGGAACGATTCCAGCTTCCCATTATTACTTTTATTGATACACCAGGTGCTTACCCAGGTATTGAAGCGGAAGAACGCGGACAAAGCGAAGCTATAGCAAAAAATATCATGGTCATGAGCCGCCTTTCTGTCCCTATTATTTCTATCGTCATAGGCGAAGGAGGAAGCGGAGGAGCTCTCGCTATTGGGGTTGCCAACAAAACATTTATGATGGAATATTCAACTTACAGCGTCATTTCTCCCGAAGGATGCGCTTCTATATTATGGAAAGATGGCACTCAAGCTGACAGAGCCGCTAATCTTTTAGGGCTCACTGCAGATACGGCCTTAAAAAATAATGTTATTGATGGCATTATAAAAGAGCCTCTTGGGGGTGCACACTGGAGAAGCAAAGAAGCAATTCAATCGATTGGAAATGTTTTAGAAAAAAATATAGAACAACTTTCAAAATTAAGTAAAGAAGAACTCAAGGCTGATAGAGTTAAAAAGTATTTTAAAATGGGCTCTTTTAAAGAAATGCCCAGTATCCCTTCTCCTTATACAGAAAAACCATGCATTTCCGGGTGGCAGGAACCATGGGAAGATGTGGAGAAATCTCTAGGTCTTCAATAG